The Streptomyces pratensis genomic interval CGGTCGAGCTTGCGCTGGACCGGGATGAAGCCTTTGAACGGATCTGCCTGCCAGCAGATGAAGAGCAGTCCGGCGTCCGGGGTGCCGTCCTCCGAGATGCCGTCGTGGTACGAGAACGGACGGCGCAGCATCGCGGCGCCACCGTTCTTCTCGGGGGAGGAGATCCGGGCGTGTGCGTTGCTGGGGATCAACAGCTTGCCGTCCGGCCCCGTCTTGTCCAGGTCCATGGCGGTGTCCTCCGAGCCGCCGCTGAGCGGGGCACCATCCGCCTTGCTCCGTCCGATGACCTGTTCCTGACGTTTGACCGTGAGTTCCTCCCAGTCGTCCAGCAGCATCCTGATGCGACGGACGACGGCGTACGAGCCGCCTGCCATCCAGGCGTACTCCGACGATCCGCCGTCCTGTACGAAGATCCGCCCCTCGAAGTCGCTCTCGGCGGGTTTCGGGTTGTTGGTGCCGTCGACCTGGCCCATCAGGTTGCGCGCGGTCATAGGCCGGTCCGTGGTGCCCGGGGTGCGGTTGAAGCCGTTCATCTGCCACCGAACCCGGGCCGCCGAGCCCGCCTCCTTCTGAAGGGCGCGCAGCGCGTGGAAGGCGACGAGTGCGTCGTCGGCACCGATCTGTATCCAGAGGTCGCCGTCGGAGCGTCTGACGTCGAGCTGGTCGGAGGAGAAGGACGGCAGCGGATCCAGGGCGGCAGGCCGGTGGCCGGTCAGCCCGGTGCGTGTGAAGAAGGTTCGCCCGAACCCGAAGGTGACCGTCAGGGAGGACGGCCCGGCATCCAGGGCCACCCCGGTGTCGTGCCCTCGGCCGGTGTCCGTCGGCTCACCGGCCATCAGCCGTTCCGCCACGGCCGACCAGCGGCGCATCAGGGCGGCTGCTTCCTTCCGTCCCGCGCCGGGCGCGAGATCGAAGGCGACCAGGTGCCCGCGGGCCTGAAGCGGAGTGGTGATCCCCGCCTGATGTTTCCCGTGAAACATCGCCTCGGTCGAGCCGACTGCGGTCAGCGGTGTCGGCTTCTCCCCGCGCGTCGCGGCGTAGCCGCCCGCGCCGCCTGCCGCGCCCAGGACCAGTCCTGCCGCACCGGCTGCTCCCGCGCTCCCGATCAGCCGCCGCCGGGAGACACCGCCGACGGTGCCCGTCCCCGATCCGTCGCGGCGGTCGGCGGTGGCGCCGTTCTCCCTGGGGTCGTCCTTCTTCGTGCTCAACCTGCTCAGCCGATCTTCACGTTCTTGTCGATGGTTGTCTGGTCGATGTCGGACGTACGCACCGTCACTGCGACCTTCCAGTCGCCCGCCATCGGGATCTGTACGCCGCTCGCGGTCCAGTGCCCCACAGCGAGGCGGTCGGGGACGACGGGCAGTGGACCGATGTCCTTGGACTCCAGGGTGAAGGCGAGCTTCACCTCGGGGACGTCCATCGGGCGTTCGTCGGATCCGTCGATCCAGAGGTGCACGCTGTTCGAGCCGGTGCCGCCGGGCGAGATGTCCAGGCGTACCGTCCCCTTGCCGTTCTGCCCGCCCGTGTCGAAGGGCAGGCTCAGATTCACCTGCCCGCCGGTCACAGGTGCGGCCGCCTCCGTGGTGTTTCCCCGGGCGGCCTCCTCCTCGGTGCGGCCGGGTTCGGTGGCGGTCAGGATCGTGGTGACAACGAGGAGCACCACTGCGATGCCCGTCTCCACCATCACGGAACGACGCAGTCCGGAGCGGTCCGGGTCGGCGTCGCGGGCGCGCTTCTCCTTCGTCGCCGTCAGCGCGGCGCGCTGCCGGGAGAGCTGGGCGGCGCGCTCCGGAGCCACCTCCTCGTCGGCACGGGCGGCCGAGGACGCCGATGCCGCTGTCCCCTCCGAAGGCGCCGATTCCGTCGGCCCCTTCGAGGCAGCAGATGGTGTCGCCTCCTCCGAGGCAGCAGATGCCGTCGCCTCCTTCGTCGAGGCAGCAGATTCCGCCGGCCCGTCCGAAGCAGCGGATTCCGTCGACGACGCCGAAGGAGCAGCCGGTACCTTCGCCCCCTCCGGCGCAGCCGATCCCAGCGACTCCGAAGCAGCCGGACCGGTTTCGTCGGCGCCGACGGCGCGCTCGGTCAGCCGCCCCGTCCACCGCCGGGATATCCACGCGACGCCGATGAGCACGGCGACGAGCGCAATCTTGATGAGCAGCAGCTGCCCGTACCGCGTACCGGTCAGCGCCGACCATGAGCCGACCTGCCGCCAGGACTGGTAGAGCCCGGTCGCGGCGAGGACGATCACACTGCCGAACGCCAGCCGGGAGAACCGCCGTACCGCGTCGCTCGTGATGTCCGGCGTCCGGTACAGAGCGACCAGCAGCGCGGTGAGCCCGCCCAGCCAGCCGGCGACGGCGAGCAGGTGGAGTACGTCGACCGGCATGGCGATGCCCGGCTGGATCCCCGTCGAGGCGTGCTCGGCCAGGGCCCACGTACCGGCGATGCCCGCGGCGATGACCGCTCCGCCTATCGCGAGCCCGAAGGTGAGGTCCTGCTTCTCCTTCTCGTCCTCGCGCTTGGCGTACGCCCCGAACAGGACGGCGATGAACAGCGCGGAGGCGCCGAGGAGCAGCAGCCGGGAGACCAGCGCTGCCCCCGGCTTGGTGTCGAGGACGGACTGGAGGCCCTCGAGGTCGAAGGCATCCGAGATCCTGCCGGATCCGGTGTAAGGGCTGCGCAGGAAGAGCATGGCCAGGGTGGCCGCGGTGAGCGTGACCCAGCCGCGTACGACGAGCCGCTGCAGAGGGCGTGCGCCCGCCCCGCGCTGCCAGCAGGCGAGTACGAAGGCCGACCCGCCCGCGAGCAGGATGAACCCGGCGTACGCGGCGTAGCGTGCGATGCCGTAGAGCGCACCCACGAGGCCGCCGCCGGCCTCGCCGGAGGGCAGGGCCACGGTGGTTTCCGAGGGGGCGCCGACGGAGAAGGTGAAGGCGCCCGAGACCGGATGGCTGTCCGCGGACACGGCCTGCCACGCGACGGTGTAGGTGCCGTCGGGCAGGCCGCTGTGGAGCTCGACGCCGTACCGCACGGCGCCGCCGCTCGTCAGATCGCGAGGGGCCCCGGTGTCGGCCCGCTCCCCGCTCGGGTCCAGGACCCGGATCGAGTCGTCGCCCACGGCGATCTGCTCGGAGAAGGTGAGCGTGACTTCCTCCGGGGCGGTGGCGACCACCGCCCCGTCCTGCGGATCGCTCCCCGTGAGAGCGGCGTGCGCGGACGCGGGACTCGCGCCGGCCAGCACCAGGCCGAACAGCAGGCTGATCAGCGCGGCGAGGAGCGCGACCGCTGCGAGCGGCCGTCGTACCGGAGAGGGCCCGAAGCGCGGGGCGGTGGCTGTCATGGGGTGTCAGTACCTCACTGCTTCTTCGGGTTGTAGGTGGTCTCCTTCACGGGAATGTCGACCGTGATGGGGTCGGCCTTCTCGAAGTGCAGTTCCACGGAGACCGTCTCTCCCCGCTTGGGCTGCTGCTTCAGGTCCGTGAACATGATGTGGTTCCCGCCGCGTTCGAGATCGAGCTCGCCGCCGGCGGGCACCTCGAAGGACGTGACCATCCGCATCGTCCGGTCCTTGGTCTCGTGGATGGAGACGTTGTCCGACAGGGAGCTGGTCACCGAGGTGAGCCGGTCGGTGGCGTCGCCGCTGTTCTTCACGAGGAGGAAACCGGCCGCCATGTCGCTGACGGGCTGGGGCATGAAGGCCCCGGTCACCTCCAGCTGCGGCACGCTGCTGGAGGAACACGCCGTCAGCGCCAGCCCCGTGGTGAGGGCCAGGGCGCCGACGGCAGTCGTGCGGCGGTTCACGGGGTCTCCCCCTTGACGAGCTCAGGGAGGTCCTCGGTGTAGTCCTCGGCAGTGGTGTCCTCGCTGTAGAGCACGTACCCCTTGTCGGTCTTCGGGGAGAACGCGATGACCTGGGCGCCGTGCATCGAGACGACTGTGCCGTCCTTCTCCTTCTTCGGCGGGTCGATGCCGATGCCGATCTGCCGCGCGCCCGCCTGGATGGTCGGGAAGTCGCCCGTGAGGCCGGTGAACTCCGGGTCCTGAGCCTTGAGCCAGCTGCCCAGGGACGCAGGTGTGTCCCGTTCGGGGTCAGTCGTGACGAAGACGACCTGGAGCTTGTCCTGGTCGGCCTTGGGCAGCGCCCGCTTGGCGATCGCGATGTTGCTCATGGTCAGCGGACACACGTCGGGGCAGTTGGTGTAGCCGAAGTAGATGAGTGTCGGCTTGCCCTTGGTCTGCTCGCGCAGGTCGTACTTCTTGCCGTGCGTGTCCGTGAGGACGAGGTCGGGCTTGGTGAACGGCTGGTCGAGCACGGTCGCGGGCTTGGACTCGGTCTCGGAGGAGACCTCGGCGACGGAATTGTCCGCCGAGTCCCCGCCTCCGCAGGCCGACAGGGTCAGTGCGGCCACGGCGGCGAACGCCGCGGCCAGCACCGTCTTCTTGCTGTGCATGGAGCTGATTCCTGATCTGTGAATTGCGGGTGGTGGAGCCGGCTGATCAGGCGCTGCGGCGACGGCCGGCGAGGACGCCGAACGCGACGCCTGCGACGCCGACCACGATGCCGACGATGCCGAGGACGCGGGCGGTGCTGTCGGTGCCCGACGAGGACGTGTCGTCCGAGGACGCCGTCGTCTCCTTCGCCTTCTCCGTCTCACCGCTCTTGTCGTCCGCGGCGGCACCGTGGGCGTCTGCCGCAGGGGCGGCCAGCGCGAGGACGGGGGCGGGGCTCTCAGGCTCCTCGCCACCCGCGGTGGGCTCCTCGATCCAGCGGACGACTTCCTTGTTGCTGTACGTCTGGAGCGCCTTGAAGACGAGCTGGTCGGCGTCCTCCGGCAGCTGCCCCAGCGAGAGCGGGAACTGCTGGAAGAAGCCGGGCTCGATACCGCTGCCGTCCGCGGTCCAGGTGACCTTGGAGACCGCTTCGTTGATCTTCTTGCCGTGTACCTCGAGCGGCTCGGCCAGCTTGCTCTTCGTGACGTCGATCTTCCAGCCGGCCACCGGCTGCGGGCTGACGGACGCCAGCGGGTGGTCCGTCGGGAAGCTGACCTCGAGCTTGACGGTGGAGGCGTTGTCGCGCTCGTTGGGGACCTTGAAGTTGACGGTGGCGTAGCCGCCCTTCGCGGCCTCGCCCTGCGGCTGGACGCTGACGTGCGCGGAGGCGGTACCGGCGAGCAGCAGGACGGTGGACGCGGCGAGGCCGCCGGCGAGGGCGATGCGGGAAACGTTCATGGCAGGGATCACTCCACAGGAGATGAGGAAAAGGTGGTCCGGCGCGCGGAGGCGCGTCGGCATCACGACCACCTCCTCACCGCAATCCCGGCGGAGGGGTCGTGTCAGGCTGCGCGTACGTATACGGGCGGCGGCCCGCGCCTGATCACCATGTGCTGCAGAGGGTCCCCGGCGGCCGGTGCGGGGATGTCGACGGCGCTGCGGAGAGGGCGCGGCCCGGTCGTGGGCTGCCCCGGGAGCCCCGCGCGCAGTGCGCGTACGAGAGCCATCGCCACGCGCAGCGCGCGCAGCCTGGCCCCGGCCGCGAGCTGCCGGCCTCCCTGAGCCGAGAGCCTGGCCAGCCGGAAGAGCGCGATCTCGCCGCGGCGGAGCAGCCAGCCGGTGGCGAGCGCGGCGAGCAGGTGCCCCAGGAGCATGGGCAGGCTGGGCAGGCCGGACATCACTGTGTCCAGGACCGTCGGGCCGGTGTCCGGGGCGGCTGCCGCTCCCGATGCCAGGTGGGTGTGTCCCTGGGCCACCGTCGCGGGGTCCAGGCCTGCGGTGGTCACGATGCGGTGGGCCTCACCGGCGCTCAGCTGCGCCGGTCCGGCACCGCAAACCAGCCCGGCGGCGAATCGGATCAGCGAGTCGTCCCCGGCCCCCGTCGAGGCGGCCGGCGCGTGCCGCTCGAGCCCGAAGAGGACGTGCAGGGCGAGCTGCCCGGCCGCAAGGGCGGCGGTGATCGACAGAAGGGTCCGCTCACGGCCGGCGAGCGCCGCGGTGACGGCGAACACTCCGGCGAAGGCAGCCGGGAGGGTCCACCCGGTCACGCTCACACCCGCGGCGAGGCCATGTCCGGCGGCAGCGAGCACGACACAGACCGCGGTGAACACCGCGGTCCTCAAAAGCCGCATACCGGCTCCGGCGCGTGCGACAGGCATAGACATGGCCGGGTCATCATCCCACTGGGCCCCCCGCCTCCGTACGGCAGGTCCGGAAGGTCGGCATCCGTCCCCATGAGGGTGTGATCAGGGGGTGTTGCACCTGTTCATGGGCGCTTCCGGGCCGTGATCGGGGCCCGCCATACACCGGTGAGCGGAATATCCGCATCCGCCGAATGGGCGCTGTCACAGCGGATCCGTGCTTACGACGTGCTCATCGCGGCAATACGTAACGGTATGTCGAGCCGCAGCCAGGAGGCTGGAGCATGAGCATGTGGTGGTCACTCCATTTGCGGCGCGAAGCTGCGAGCGTTCCGCTCGCCCGGCGTTTCCTGCTCGGCACCATGGAGACGGCAGGGGTGGATCCGGACATCTCCTACGACCTCTCGGTCGCGCTCAGCGAAGCCTGCGCGAACGCCGTCGAACACGGCGGGGACCGAGGGGACACCGGCGGGGTGTCGGACGCGGGCCCGGCTTCCGTCGGTGACAAGCAGCCCGGACACGCCTGCGGGCAGTACCGGGTGACGGCATATCTGGACGGCGAGAAATGCCGTATCGAAGTCGCCGACTCGGGTCCCGGGTTCCCTTCCCGACGCATGCTTCGTACCGCCGGGTGTCCGTCGGACCCGCAGCCGGCCGCCGCCCGCACCACGGGCGACCCTTCGTGCGGGCGCGCCGCGGTCCATCCGCCTGCCACGGCGGAGAGCGGCCGTGGGCTCTGCCTGATCGAGGAGCTCGCAGATCACGTCCACTTCGGCAACCGGCCGGGGCGCGGCGCTGTGGTGAGTTTCGACAAGGTCCTGAAATGGCGGGAGGGCGCGCTGCTCATGGTGTCCTGAGCGGCGCGCCCTCCGGCGCACGTGATCGGCTTCGCGCCGGCCGTGTCAGCCCTTGAGCCGGGCCATCCAGGCCTCGACCTCGTCGGACCGGCGCGGCAGCGCGGAGGACAGGTTCCGGTTGCCGTCCTCCGTCACGAGGATGTCGTCCTCGATCCGGACCCCGATCCCCCGGTAGTCCTCGGGCACGGTGAGGTCGTCGGCCTGGAAGTACAGTCCGGGCTCGACCGTGAGGCAGACCCCCGGCTCCAGGGTGCCGTTGACGTACGTCTCCGTGCGCGCGACGGCGCAGTCGTGGACGTCCATGCCGAGCATGTGGCCGGTGCCGTGCAGCGTCCAGCGGCGCTGGAGGCCGAGCTCCAGGACCTTCTCCACGGTCAGGTCGCCCAGGAGCCCCCACTCGACCAGCTTCTCGGTGAGCACCCGCTGAGCGGCGTCGTGGAAGTCACGGAAGGCGGCGCCCGGCTTCACGGCCGCGATGCCCGCCTCCTGAGCCTCGTACACCGCGTCGTAGATCTTCCGCTGGAGCGGAGAGAACGTGCCGTTGACGGGCAGCGTCCGGGTGATGTCGGCGGTGTAGAGCTCGTCGGTCTCGACGCCCGCGTCGAGCAGCAGGAGCTCGCCGGAGCGGACCGGGCCGTCGTTGCGGACCCAGTGCAGCGTGGTGGCGTGCGGGCCGGCCGCGCAGATCGAGCCGTAACCGATGTCGTTGCCGTCGACGCGGGCGCGCAGGAAGAAGGTGCCCTCGATGTAGCGCTCGCTCGTGGCCTCGGCCCTGTCGAGGACCTTGACGACGTCCTCGAAGCCGCGCGCCGTGGCGTCGCAGGCCTTCTGCAGCTCGGCGATCTCGAAGGCGTCCTTGACCACGCGGGCCTCGGAGAGGAAGACGCGCAGTTCCTCGTCGCGCTCCGCCGTGACCTTGTCGGTGAGGGCGGCTTCGATGCCCGCGTCGTGTCCACGGACGTTGCGCACGGGGCCGGTGGCCCCGGCCAGCGCGGCCGGGAGTTCGCGGACGTCCTTCGCCGGGATGCCGAGCAGCTGCTCGGCCTCGGTGAGGGAGTTGCGGCGGCCGACCCAGAGCTCGCCCTGCCCGTCGAGCCAGAACTCGCCGTTTTCACGGTCGGAGCGGGGCAGCAGGTAGACCGTCGCCTCGTGCCCGCCCTTGGACGGCTCGAGCACCAGGACGCCGTCCTGGGTCAGGTCGCCGGTGAGGTACGCGTACTCGGTGGAGGCGCGGAACGCGTACTCGGTGTCGTTGGAGCGGGTCTTCAGGTTGCCCGCGGGAACGACGAGCCGCTCGCCGGGGAAGCGCGCGGAGAGCGCGGCGCGGCGGGCGGCGGTGTGGGAGGCCTGGGCGATCGGCTCCAGGCCGTGCAGCTCGGTGTCGGCCCAGCCGGACTTCATGTTCTCGGCGAGCTCATCGGAAATGCCCGGGTACAGGCCGTTCTTCCGCTGCTTGATCGGCTCTGCTTCTGCTGCTTCCGGGGTCTCCGGGGCGAGCTCCTCAGACACGTTATGTCCTCCTTGTACGACACTGGACCCCCGCCATCGTACGGGTGTACGGAAGGGGAGCCCAGTGCCGGAAGACCTCTCACGGCTCCGGAGCCGCTCCCGGCGGCCGAGGGTGCCCTCAGTCGAAGCGCGCTGCCAGCAGCGCGATGTCCTCCGTGCTGCCGATCCTGCCCGCACCGTCGGGAAGGACGGCTCGCAGGACGTGGTCCGCGACGGCCCCGGGATCCTGGCGGAGCACCTGGGGTACGCCCGCCGCAGCCGAGCGCAGCCGTGCGAACGCCCGGTCCGTGGTGGCTCCGGTGCGGCGCAGCAGTCCATCGGTGTAGAAGAGCACCGTCTCGCCCGGGCGGGGCGTGAACTCCACGCTCGGCGCCTCCCAGCAGGAGAGCATGCCAAGCGGTGCGGAAAGAGTCGTCTCGACGAACTCGGTACGCCGCTCGCCGGTCACAAGGGGCGGTGTGTGCCCGGCGCCGGCGAGCAGGATGGTGCGCCGTTCGGGTTCGCAGTACGCGTACAGGGCGGTCGCCGCGCGGGCGGGTTCGGTCAGCCGTAGCAGCAGCTCGAGGTCGGAGAGCACGGCTACGGGGTCCTCGCCCTCCATCACGGCGTACGCCCGCAGTCCCGCGCGGAGGCGGCCCATGGCGGCCAGGGCGGCCGGACCTGAGCCGCCCACCGAACCGACGGACAGTCCGAGCGCGTTGTCCGGGAGTGGCAGCGCGTCGTACCAGTCGCCGCCGCCGTCCGGTGCGGACCGGTGGCGGGCGGCCAGCCGCACTCCGGGGATCCGGGGCAGCCTGCTGGGGAAGAGCTCCTCTGCGATCACGGCGGCATCCGCCCTGGCGCGTTCGAGTTCGAGCAGGCGGGCCAGATGTTCGGCGGCGTAGCGCGCGTACAGCCCGACGAGGTGGCACTGGCGTTCCAGGGGTTCGGCGGGTTCGTCGTAGAGCCAGACGGCCGCACCGAGCCGGCCCGCGGTTCCGGTGGCCAGGGGCTGGGCGTAGCTGGCGGCGTATCCGAGCCGGGCGGCGACCTCGCGGCAGCGGGGGTCGAGACCGGTGTCGCCGAGGATGTCGGGACTGGCCAGTGGGCCGTCGGTATCGGGGAGGCCTTCGAGGAAGCGGCCGTAGGCGGTGGCGCTGCGGGGGACCGTCTCGATGTGTCCCAGTTCGGCGTGCGCCAGGCCGAGCCCGATCGTGCGGGACGGCCCGCCGCCGTCGGCCGGTTCGAGGATGAGGAGTCCCCGGCCGGCACCCACGAGGGCCGCCCCGGCCGCCAGGATTTCTTGCAGGGCGCTGTCCAGGGCGCTGGTTCCGGCCAGCCGTTCGGTGAGTTCGTGCAGTGTGGTGAGGTCGGAGACCCAGCCGGCCAGCCGGTCCTGGATGAAGGCTCCCGGCGCGGACGGCATACCTTCCGTGGGCGCGGCAGTGTGCGTTGAAACGGGAACCATGGGGTCGATTCCAGCCACTTTCGGAGGGTGGGGGGCGCTCATGGCAGTCGGCTTTCCGACCGGTGCGTTTTGTCGAATAGCATCGCAAACCCCCATGTCGTTCTGCGCCGCTATCGGTGCAACCACATGTACACGCACCCACATCTACACGCACAAGTAAGGCGATGTCCAGCATTGTCCCTGGGGTATTTATGGTGTCCGTGAGACAGTTAACTTGGCCGAAAAATGCACCCCCGGACTGCTTTTTGCGATCGACT includes:
- the efeB gene encoding iron uptake transporter deferrochelatase/peroxidase subunit, producing the protein MSTKKDDPRENGATADRRDGSGTGTVGGVSRRRLIGSAGAAGAAGLVLGAAGGAGGYAATRGEKPTPLTAVGSTEAMFHGKHQAGITTPLQARGHLVAFDLAPGAGRKEAAALMRRWSAVAERLMAGEPTDTGRGHDTGVALDAGPSSLTVTFGFGRTFFTRTGLTGHRPAALDPLPSFSSDQLDVRRSDGDLWIQIGADDALVAFHALRALQKEAGSAARVRWQMNGFNRTPGTTDRPMTARNLMGQVDGTNNPKPAESDFEGRIFVQDGGSSEYAWMAGGSYAVVRRIRMLLDDWEELTVKRQEQVIGRSKADGAPLSGGSEDTAMDLDKTGPDGKLLIPSNAHARISSPEKNGGAAMLRRPFSYHDGISEDGTPDAGLLFICWQADPFKGFIPVQRKLDRGDALSPFIRHETSGLFAVPGGAASGEYVGQRLLEA
- a CDS encoding copper resistance CopC/CopD family protein; translated protein: MTATAPRFGPSPVRRPLAAVALLAALISLLFGLVLAGASPASAHAALTGSDPQDGAVVATAPEEVTLTFSEQIAVGDDSIRVLDPSGERADTGAPRDLTSGGAVRYGVELHSGLPDGTYTVAWQAVSADSHPVSGAFTFSVGAPSETTVALPSGEAGGGLVGALYGIARYAAYAGFILLAGGSAFVLACWQRGAGARPLQRLVVRGWVTLTAATLAMLFLRSPYTGSGRISDAFDLEGLQSVLDTKPGAALVSRLLLLGASALFIAVLFGAYAKREDEKEKQDLTFGLAIGGAVIAAGIAGTWALAEHASTGIQPGIAMPVDVLHLLAVAGWLGGLTALLVALYRTPDITSDAVRRFSRLAFGSVIVLAATGLYQSWRQVGSWSALTGTRYGQLLLIKIALVAVLIGVAWISRRWTGRLTERAVGADETGPAASESLGSAAPEGAKVPAAPSASSTESAASDGPAESAASTKEATASAASEEATPSAASKGPTESAPSEGTAASASSAARADEEVAPERAAQLSRQRAALTATKEKRARDADPDRSGLRRSVMVETGIAVVLLVVTTILTATEPGRTEEEAARGNTTEAAAPVTGGQVNLSLPFDTGGQNGKGTVRLDISPGGTGSNSVHLWIDGSDERPMDVPEVKLAFTLESKDIGPLPVVPDRLAVGHWTASGVQIPMAGDWKVAVTVRTSDIDQTTIDKNVKIG
- a CDS encoding copper chaperone PCu(A)C, whose protein sequence is MNRRTTAVGALALTTGLALTACSSSSVPQLEVTGAFMPQPVSDMAAGFLLVKNSGDATDRLTSVTSSLSDNVSIHETKDRTMRMVTSFEVPAGGELDLERGGNHIMFTDLKQQPKRGETVSVELHFEKADPITVDIPVKETTYNPKKQ
- a CDS encoding SCO family protein — translated: MHSKKTVLAAAFAAVAALTLSACGGGDSADNSVAEVSSETESKPATVLDQPFTKPDLVLTDTHGKKYDLREQTKGKPTLIYFGYTNCPDVCPLTMSNIAIAKRALPKADQDKLQVVFVTTDPERDTPASLGSWLKAQDPEFTGLTGDFPTIQAGARQIGIGIDPPKKEKDGTVVSMHGAQVIAFSPKTDKGYVLYSEDTTAEDYTEDLPELVKGETP
- a CDS encoding YcnI family protein, whose product is MNVSRIALAGGLAASTVLLLAGTASAHVSVQPQGEAAKGGYATVNFKVPNERDNASTVKLEVSFPTDHPLASVSPQPVAGWKIDVTKSKLAEPLEVHGKKINEAVSKVTWTADGSGIEPGFFQQFPLSLGQLPEDADQLVFKALQTYSNKEVVRWIEEPTAGGEEPESPAPVLALAAPAADAHGAAADDKSGETEKAKETTASSDDTSSSGTDSTARVLGIVGIVVGVAGVAFGVLAGRRRSA
- a CDS encoding ATP-binding protein, which codes for MSMWWSLHLRREAASVPLARRFLLGTMETAGVDPDISYDLSVALSEACANAVEHGGDRGDTGGVSDAGPASVGDKQPGHACGQYRVTAYLDGEKCRIEVADSGPGFPSRRMLRTAGCPSDPQPAAARTTGDPSCGRAAVHPPATAESGRGLCLIEELADHVHFGNRPGRGAVVSFDKVLKWREGALLMVS
- a CDS encoding aminopeptidase P family protein; this encodes MSEELAPETPEAAEAEPIKQRKNGLYPGISDELAENMKSGWADTELHGLEPIAQASHTAARRAALSARFPGERLVVPAGNLKTRSNDTEYAFRASTEYAYLTGDLTQDGVLVLEPSKGGHEATVYLLPRSDRENGEFWLDGQGELWVGRRNSLTEAEQLLGIPAKDVRELPAALAGATGPVRNVRGHDAGIEAALTDKVTAERDEELRVFLSEARVVKDAFEIAELQKACDATARGFEDVVKVLDRAEATSERYIEGTFFLRARVDGNDIGYGSICAAGPHATTLHWVRNDGPVRSGELLLLDAGVETDELYTADITRTLPVNGTFSPLQRKIYDAVYEAQEAGIAAVKPGAAFRDFHDAAQRVLTEKLVEWGLLGDLTVEKVLELGLQRRWTLHGTGHMLGMDVHDCAVARTETYVNGTLEPGVCLTVEPGLYFQADDLTVPEDYRGIGVRIEDDILVTEDGNRNLSSALPRRSDEVEAWMARLKG
- a CDS encoding PP2C family protein-serine/threonine phosphatase, with product MSAPHPPKVAGIDPMVPVSTHTAAPTEGMPSAPGAFIQDRLAGWVSDLTTLHELTERLAGTSALDSALQEILAAGAALVGAGRGLLILEPADGGGPSRTIGLGLAHAELGHIETVPRSATAYGRFLEGLPDTDGPLASPDILGDTGLDPRCREVAARLGYAASYAQPLATGTAGRLGAAVWLYDEPAEPLERQCHLVGLYARYAAEHLARLLELERARADAAVIAEELFPSRLPRIPGVRLAARHRSAPDGGGDWYDALPLPDNALGLSVGSVGGSGPAALAAMGRLRAGLRAYAVMEGEDPVAVLSDLELLLRLTEPARAATALYAYCEPERRTILLAGAGHTPPLVTGERRTEFVETTLSAPLGMLSCWEAPSVEFTPRPGETVLFYTDGLLRRTGATTDRAFARLRSAAAGVPQVLRQDPGAVADHVLRAVLPDGAGRIGSTEDIALLAARFD